One genomic region from Streptomyces venezuelae encodes:
- a CDS encoding YcxB family protein has product MELVYTPTREDLVDAVRVQLRYGLFRWLRWVLPAAAVLAFLTVGLMLTGPGGAETGPLALMVSLGLVAAVLVPAMPRLVARLMFPMIERQGEHRASVDETGVRWVTGQSEVVGRWQLMARYAETPTQFVLLSADKSGAGVGALPKRAFADPADVDRLRTLLDRNAARV; this is encoded by the coding sequence ATGGAGCTCGTGTACACGCCGACGCGCGAGGACCTCGTCGACGCGGTGCGGGTGCAGCTGCGGTACGGCCTGTTCCGGTGGCTGCGGTGGGTGCTGCCGGCCGCGGCCGTGCTGGCGTTCCTGACGGTCGGCCTGATGCTGACCGGCCCCGGCGGGGCGGAGACGGGGCCGCTGGCGCTGATGGTGTCGCTCGGCCTCGTCGCAGCCGTCCTCGTGCCCGCGATGCCGCGGCTCGTCGCCCGGCTGATGTTCCCGATGATCGAGCGGCAGGGGGAGCACCGGGCGAGCGTCGACGAGACGGGGGTCCGCTGGGTGACCGGCCAGAGCGAGGTCGTGGGCCGCTGGCAGCTGATGGCCCGGTACGCCGAGACGCCGACCCAGTTCGTCCTGCTCTCCGCGGACAAGAGCGGCGCGGGCGTGGGCGCGCTGCCCAAGCGGGCCTTCGCCGACCCCGCCGACGTGGACCGGCTCCGTACGCTCCTGGACCGGAACGCCGCCCGCGTGTGA
- a CDS encoding metal ABC transporter permease: MEMLDLAFMQRALLAAVLVGITAPAVGIYLVQRRQALMGDGIGHVAMTGVGLGFLLNSSPVWMATLVAIAGSVAMELIRAYGKTRGDLALALLFYGGMAGGVLLINLSPTGSNANLSSYLFGSLSTVSSEDITAIAILAAFVVLVTVGLRRQLFAVSQDEEFARVTGLPVRALNLLIAVTAAVTVTVAMRVVGLLLVSALMVVPVAAAQQLSKSFRTTFVLAVATGITVTLAGTATSYYQDVPPGATIVLYAIGVFVLLTLLAAPLAKRRARAAEAGAESCDAPQPPRPRPSDDVKV; the protein is encoded by the coding sequence ATGGAAATGCTCGATCTCGCCTTTATGCAGCGCGCGCTCCTCGCGGCCGTGCTCGTCGGCATCACCGCGCCCGCCGTCGGCATCTACCTCGTCCAGCGCCGCCAGGCGCTGATGGGCGACGGCATCGGCCACGTCGCCATGACCGGCGTGGGCCTCGGCTTCCTGCTGAACTCCAGCCCGGTCTGGATGGCGACGCTGGTCGCCATCGCCGGCTCGGTCGCCATGGAGCTGATCCGGGCGTACGGGAAGACCCGCGGCGACCTCGCGCTCGCGCTGCTCTTCTACGGCGGCATGGCCGGCGGCGTCCTGCTGATCAACCTCTCGCCGACCGGCTCGAACGCCAACCTCAGTTCGTACCTCTTCGGCTCGCTCTCCACGGTCTCGTCCGAGGACATCACCGCGATCGCGATCCTCGCGGCCTTCGTGGTCCTGGTCACGGTCGGCCTGCGCCGCCAGCTCTTCGCCGTCAGCCAGGACGAGGAGTTCGCCCGGGTCACCGGCCTGCCGGTGCGCGCCCTGAACCTGCTCATCGCGGTCACGGCCGCGGTCACGGTCACGGTCGCGATGCGGGTCGTGGGCCTGCTGCTCGTCAGCGCGCTCATGGTGGTGCCCGTGGCGGCGGCCCAGCAGCTGTCGAAGTCGTTCCGCACGACCTTCGTCCTCGCCGTGGCGACCGGCATCACGGTCACGCTGGCGGGCACGGCCACCTCGTACTACCAGGACGTCCCGCCCGGCGCGACGATCGTCCTGTACGCGATCGGTGTCTTCGTCCTGCTGACGCTCCTGGCCGCCCCGCTCGCCAAGCGGCGGGCCCGGGCCGCCGAGGCGGGCGCGGAGAGCTGCGACGCACCGCAGCCGCCGCGCCCTCGGCCGAGCGACGACGTGAAGGTCTGA
- a CDS encoding CU044_5270 family protein, whose protein sequence is MNPEQRERYERKLAHQVLPPASFPEPDPGRLSARRRHFLDEVDLRTRAAAPRRAPRPRRRAVLVLGTAVAAGATVAVLGLGSGNTLAPQGRPPASAASVQLLERAALAAAVKPQAPPRAEQFVYVRTVGHTSVLSEGRVGRMELSREDQGMEQWTSVDGSKRTLQRKRGEDDLLLDAPGRGSLHSPTYAFLAALPTDPEALLKLIREDAEMNHGAGSDSTTGPDQEAFVMIGDLLRNTVTPPATAAALYRTAALIPGVVVVTDAVDAAGRRGVAVARVHDGERTEWIFDRSTARLVGERTVLLKDSAWGEAGTVVTSVALISSGVVDRAGQPL, encoded by the coding sequence ATGAATCCGGAACAGCGGGAACGGTACGAGCGGAAGCTTGCACATCAGGTCCTGCCGCCGGCTTCCTTTCCGGAGCCGGATCCCGGGCGGCTGAGCGCCCGCCGCCGGCACTTCCTGGACGAGGTCGACCTGCGGACGCGGGCCGCGGCTCCCCGCCGTGCGCCGCGCCCGAGGCGGCGCGCGGTTCTCGTCCTGGGTACGGCGGTGGCCGCCGGTGCGACCGTCGCCGTCCTCGGCCTCGGATCCGGGAACACCCTCGCTCCGCAGGGCCGGCCGCCGGCGTCGGCAGCGTCCGTACAGCTGCTGGAGCGTGCGGCCCTGGCCGCCGCGGTGAAGCCCCAGGCGCCGCCGCGCGCCGAGCAGTTCGTGTACGTCAGGACGGTCGGGCACACGTCGGTCCTGTCCGAGGGCAGGGTCGGCCGGATGGAGCTCTCGCGCGAGGACCAGGGCATGGAGCAGTGGACGTCGGTGGACGGCAGCAAGCGCACCCTGCAGCGCAAGCGCGGCGAGGACGACCTGCTGCTCGACGCCCCGGGGAGGGGCAGTCTGCACTCGCCCACGTACGCCTTCCTCGCCGCCCTGCCGACGGACCCCGAGGCCCTGCTGAAGCTGATCCGCGAGGACGCCGAGATGAACCACGGAGCCGGATCGGACTCCACGACCGGTCCGGACCAGGAGGCCTTCGTCATGATCGGCGATCTGCTGCGCAACACGGTGACGCCTCCTGCGACCGCCGCCGCGCTCTACCGCACCGCCGCCCTCATTCCCGGGGTCGTCGTCGTCACCGACGCCGTGGACGCCGCCGGGCGCCGCGGAGTGGCGGTCGCCAGGGTGCACGACGGCGAACGCACGGAGTGGATCTTCGACCGGAGCACGGCGCGTCTCGTCGGTGAGCGCACGGTCCTGCTGAAGGACAGCGCCTGGGGCGAGGCCGGCACCGTCGTGACCTCCGTCGCGCTCATCAGCAGCGGCGTCGTCGACCGGGCCGGGCAACCCCTGTAG
- a CDS encoding maleylpyruvate isomerase family mycothiol-dependent enzyme yields METTAAEMRARIRTEIAAERRELAYVLDGLTDEQWDAPTLCGGWRVREVAGHMSMGFRYSFGRTALELARAGGNLHRMTDRLARRDAAALTPSELAAALRDNADHPWKPPVGGLAAALGHDVIHGLDITVPLGLGRRIPEERLRILLGTVTPRTLRFFGADLDGAVLRATDLDWSYGTGSRGSRVVSRPAQELLLLAYGRTPHRPE; encoded by the coding sequence ATGGAGACCACGGCGGCGGAGATGCGGGCGCGGATACGGACGGAGATCGCGGCGGAGCGGCGCGAACTCGCGTACGTCCTGGACGGACTGACCGACGAGCAGTGGGACGCGCCGACACTGTGCGGAGGTTGGCGCGTACGGGAGGTCGCCGGCCACATGAGCATGGGCTTCCGGTACTCCTTCGGCAGGACGGCCCTGGAACTCGCCCGCGCCGGCGGCAACCTGCACCGGATGACCGACCGCCTCGCACGCCGCGACGCCGCCGCCCTCACCCCGAGCGAACTCGCGGCAGCCCTGCGGGACAACGCCGACCATCCCTGGAAGCCGCCGGTGGGCGGCCTGGCGGCTGCCCTGGGCCACGACGTGATCCACGGCCTGGACATCACGGTCCCGCTCGGCCTCGGACGCCGGATCCCCGAGGAGCGCCTGCGGATCCTGCTGGGGACGGTCACTCCTCGGACGCTGCGCTTCTTCGGGGCGGACCTCGACGGCGCGGTCCTTCGGGCCACGGACCTGGACTGGTCCTACGGGACCGGCTCCCGGGGCTCCCGAGTGGTGAGCCGCCCCGCGCAGGAACTCCTGCTGCTCGCGTACGGACGCACGCCCCACCGGCCGGAGTGA
- the recO gene encoding DNA repair protein RecO yields the protein MSLFRDDGIVLRTQKLGEADRIITILTRGHGRVRAVARGVRRTKSKFGARLEPFSHVDVQFFARGSELVGRGLPLCTQSETIAAYGGGIVTDYARYTAGTAMLETAERFTDHEGEPAVQQYLLLVGGLRTLARGEHAPHLILDAFLLRSLAVNGYAPSFDDCAKCGLHGPNRFFSVGAGGVICGDCRVPGSVVPSAEAIGLLSALLTGDWATADACEPRHVREGSGLVSAYLHWHLERGLRSLRYVEKS from the coding sequence ATGAGTCTGTTCCGCGACGACGGCATCGTGCTGCGCACCCAGAAGCTGGGTGAAGCGGACCGCATCATCACGATCCTCACGCGCGGTCACGGGCGCGTACGCGCCGTGGCGCGCGGGGTGCGGCGGACCAAGTCGAAGTTCGGGGCGCGGCTCGAACCGTTCTCGCACGTGGACGTGCAGTTCTTCGCCCGGGGGAGTGAGCTGGTCGGACGCGGGCTGCCGCTCTGCACGCAGAGCGAGACGATCGCCGCGTACGGCGGCGGGATCGTCACCGACTACGCCCGGTACACCGCCGGCACGGCCATGCTGGAGACGGCGGAACGGTTCACCGACCACGAGGGCGAACCCGCCGTCCAGCAGTACCTGCTGCTGGTCGGAGGCCTGCGGACCCTCGCCAGGGGCGAGCACGCACCCCACCTCATCCTCGACGCCTTCCTCCTCCGCTCGCTCGCCGTGAACGGCTACGCGCCGAGCTTCGACGACTGCGCGAAATGCGGACTCCACGGCCCGAACCGGTTCTTTTCGGTCGGGGCGGGCGGGGTCATATGCGGCGACTGCCGGGTGCCCGGAAGCGTCGTACCCTCTGCGGAGGCCATCGGCCTGCTCAGCGCGCTGCTCACCGGCGACTGGGCGACGGCGGACGCGTGCGAGCCGCGTCACGTCAGGGAGGGCAGCGGACTCGTGTCCGCCTATCTGCACTGGCACCTGGAGCGCGGCCTGCGCTCCCTGCGGTATGTAGAAAAGAGCTAG
- a CDS encoding helix-turn-helix domain-containing protein, producing MAKGKQDETWEFFGELLKERREASGLSQGELGGRVFVSGGYIGLFEQGIRKPQLDVAQRIDEVLQTGGIFERTVRKLINKSPYASYFHEVAELESVATRICEFAPTVVPGLMQTAEYARAVTVATHPFATEEFIEEKVTARTDRAAVLRGPTRPEYWAVLHENAVLTPVGGPAVMAATLDHIATLARERRALVTVLPRSVGAHAHMTGSLKLMEFDDQPPTAYAETGFSGTLLDDPAVVKQAQRAYDLLRVATLSPEASLSLIESAAEDHRRCASTT from the coding sequence ATGGCCAAGGGCAAGCAGGACGAGACGTGGGAGTTCTTCGGGGAGCTCCTCAAGGAGCGCCGCGAGGCTTCGGGTCTCTCACAGGGCGAGCTGGGCGGACGCGTGTTCGTGTCCGGCGGATACATCGGACTGTTCGAGCAGGGAATTCGAAAGCCGCAGCTGGATGTGGCGCAGAGAATCGACGAGGTCCTGCAAACCGGCGGTATTTTCGAACGCACGGTACGCAAACTCATCAACAAGTCGCCGTACGCCTCTTATTTCCACGAGGTGGCGGAGCTGGAGTCGGTGGCGACGAGGATCTGCGAGTTCGCGCCGACGGTGGTGCCGGGCCTGATGCAGACGGCGGAGTACGCGCGGGCGGTGACGGTGGCGACGCACCCGTTCGCCACGGAGGAGTTCATCGAGGAGAAGGTCACCGCGCGAACCGACAGGGCGGCGGTCCTCAGGGGCCCTACAAGGCCGGAGTATTGGGCCGTCCTGCACGAGAACGCGGTGCTCACCCCCGTGGGCGGCCCAGCCGTGATGGCCGCGACGCTCGACCACATCGCCACGCTGGCCCGGGAGCGGCGAGCACTGGTGACCGTCCTGCCTCGCTCGGTCGGCGCACACGCCCACATGACCGGCTCGCTCAAGCTCATGGAGTTCGACGACCAGCCGCCAACGGCCTATGCGGAGACGGGGTTTTCGGGAACCCTCCTCGACGATCCGGCAGTGGTGAAGCAGGCACAGCGCGCCTACGATCTGCTCAGGGTCGCCACGCTGTCGCCGGAGGCCTCCCTGTCCCTGATCGAGTCGGCGGCGGAGGACCATAGACGATGCGCCAGTACGACCTGA
- a CDS encoding LysR family transcriptional regulator, giving the protein MELRQLQYFLAVVEEANFTRAAARLHLAQPGVSAQIRQLERELGQALLDRSGRTVTTTAVGEAVLPFARAALAAVEGLRRTVDEFSGLVRGQVAIGLVSGAAVEEFDVAAVLADFHDDHPQVEISLTEDTSERMLTALRRGELDLAVIGLADDEPPQGVDLQVLVDVPLIVAAAPDDPLLATAEGGRTALPLTALDGRPLISLPRGTGLRGVLERGCARAGFRPHVAFEAAAPLLLARLAARGLGVAVLPELPPGAAAELGLRTLPLAEPDLRGRVALVWPADGPAAPAAAALLARMRKAFPAVGAPPSYARMGA; this is encoded by the coding sequence ATGGAGCTTCGCCAGCTGCAGTACTTCCTCGCCGTCGTCGAGGAGGCCAACTTCACCCGCGCCGCCGCCCGCCTCCATCTCGCGCAGCCGGGCGTGAGCGCGCAGATCCGGCAGCTGGAACGGGAGCTCGGGCAGGCGCTCCTCGACCGCTCCGGCCGGACCGTGACCACGACCGCCGTCGGTGAAGCGGTCCTCCCCTTCGCGCGGGCGGCGCTCGCGGCCGTCGAGGGGCTGCGGCGGACCGTGGACGAGTTCTCCGGGCTCGTCCGGGGGCAGGTCGCGATCGGGCTCGTGTCCGGCGCCGCCGTCGAGGAGTTCGACGTGGCCGCCGTCCTGGCCGACTTCCACGACGACCACCCGCAGGTCGAGATCTCCCTCACCGAGGACACCTCGGAGCGGATGCTCACCGCTCTGCGCCGGGGCGAACTCGACCTCGCCGTGATCGGCCTCGCCGACGACGAGCCCCCGCAGGGTGTCGACCTCCAGGTCCTCGTCGACGTACCCCTGATCGTCGCGGCGGCTCCGGACGACCCGCTGCTCGCCACCGCCGAGGGCGGCCGGACCGCACTCCCGCTCACCGCGCTCGACGGCCGTCCCCTGATCAGCCTGCCGCGCGGCACCGGCCTGCGCGGTGTGCTGGAGCGTGGCTGCGCCCGGGCGGGCTTCCGGCCGCACGTCGCCTTCGAGGCCGCCGCCCCGCTGCTCCTCGCGCGGCTCGCCGCCCGCGGCCTCGGGGTCGCCGTCCTCCCGGAGCTCCCGCCCGGGGCGGCGGCCGAGCTGGGGCTCCGTACCCTTCCCCTCGCCGAACCGGACCTTCGCGGCCGGGTCGCCCTCGTCTGGCCGGCGGACGGCCCCGCGGCACCGGCGGCCGCGGCCCTCCTCGCCCGGATGCGGAAAGCGTTCCCCGCGGTCGGAGCGCCCCCGTCGTACGCGAGAATGGGCGCATGA
- a CDS encoding DUF397 domain-containing protein: MRQYDLTHAHWFKSSYSNGDGGDCVEVSYDFTGVVPVRDSKNPTGPVLLVPAAAWSAFVTGIG; encoded by the coding sequence ATGCGCCAGTACGACCTGACCCACGCCCACTGGTTCAAGAGCTCCTACAGCAACGGCGACGGCGGCGACTGCGTCGAGGTCTCGTACGACTTCACCGGCGTCGTCCCCGTCCGCGACAGCAAGAACCCCACCGGCCCCGTCCTCCTCGTCCCGGCCGCCGCCTGGTCTGCCTTCGTCACCGGCATCGGCTGA
- a CDS encoding FAD-dependent oxidoreductase — protein sequence MPRPLRVAIVGAGPAGIYAADALLKSEAAAAPGVSIDLFERMPAPFGLIRYGVAPDHPRIKGIVNALHQVLDKPQVRLFGNVEYGTDLHLDDLRSFYDAVIFSTGAMADRELRIPGVELDGSYGAADFASWYDGHPDVPRTWPLEAEKVAVLGVGNVALDIARILAKTADELLPTEIPANVYDGLKVNKAVEIHVFGRRGPAQAKFSPMELRELDHSPTIEVIVNPEDIDYDDGSIAERRKNKQTDMVAKTLENWAIRDAGDRPHKLFLHFFESPVEILGEDGKVVGLRTERTELDGTGNVKGTGATTDWDVSAVYRAVGYLSDELPKLPWDTTTGTVPDEGGRVIEETGEHLASTYCTGWIRRGPVGLIGHTKGDANETVANLLDDFANGRLLTPETPETDAVVSFLEGKGITYTTWEGWYALDAAEKALGEPQGRERVKIVEREDMLRASGAIQ from the coding sequence ATGCCCCGCCCCCTCCGGGTCGCGATCGTCGGCGCCGGCCCCGCCGGAATCTACGCCGCCGATGCGCTGCTGAAGTCCGAGGCCGCCGCCGCACCGGGCGTGTCCATCGATCTCTTCGAGCGGATGCCGGCCCCCTTCGGCCTCATCCGCTACGGCGTCGCCCCCGACCACCCGCGGATCAAGGGCATCGTCAACGCCCTCCACCAGGTCCTCGACAAGCCGCAGGTCCGCCTCTTCGGCAACGTCGAGTACGGCACCGACCTCCACCTCGACGACCTGCGGTCGTTCTACGACGCGGTGATCTTCTCGACCGGTGCCATGGCCGACCGCGAGCTCCGCATACCCGGCGTCGAGCTCGACGGTTCGTACGGCGCCGCCGACTTCGCCTCCTGGTACGACGGCCACCCGGATGTCCCGCGCACCTGGCCCCTGGAGGCCGAGAAGGTCGCCGTCCTCGGCGTCGGCAACGTGGCGCTCGACATCGCCCGCATCCTCGCCAAGACGGCGGACGAGCTCCTCCCGACCGAGATCCCGGCGAACGTCTACGACGGCCTCAAGGTCAACAAGGCCGTCGAGATCCACGTCTTCGGCCGTCGTGGCCCGGCCCAGGCCAAGTTCAGCCCCATGGAGCTGCGCGAGCTGGACCACTCCCCCACGATCGAGGTCATCGTCAACCCCGAGGACATCGACTACGACGACGGCTCGATCGCCGAGCGGCGCAAGAACAAGCAGACCGACATGGTCGCGAAGACCCTGGAGAACTGGGCGATCCGCGACGCCGGCGACCGCCCGCACAAGCTCTTCCTGCACTTCTTCGAGTCGCCCGTCGAGATCCTCGGCGAGGACGGCAAGGTCGTCGGCCTCCGCACCGAGCGCACCGAGCTCGACGGCACCGGCAACGTCAAGGGCACCGGCGCCACCACCGACTGGGACGTCTCGGCCGTCTACCGCGCCGTCGGCTACCTCTCGGACGAGCTGCCCAAGCTCCCCTGGGACACCACGACCGGCACCGTCCCGGACGAGGGCGGCCGGGTCATCGAGGAGACCGGTGAGCACCTGGCCTCCACGTACTGCACCGGCTGGATCCGCCGCGGCCCGGTCGGCCTCATCGGCCACACCAAGGGCGACGCGAACGAGACCGTCGCGAACCTCCTGGACGACTTCGCGAACGGCCGTCTGCTGACGCCCGAGACCCCGGAGACGGACGCGGTCGTGTCCTTCCTGGAGGGCAAGGGCATCACGTACACGACGTGGGAGGGCTGGTACGCCCTGGACGCCGCCGAGAAGGCGCTCGGCGAGCCGCAGGGCCGCGAGCGCGTGAAGATCGTCGAGCGCGAGGACATGCTGCGCGCGAGCGGCGCCATCCAGTAG
- a CDS encoding RNA polymerase sigma factor, which produces MNERVRSCDRAAFAEIFDQHARAVYAHAVRTTGDWALAEDVVSLTFLEAWRLRDKLREEVRSVRAWLLGIATNVLRNTARAARRHRAAVSRLPPPEALPDFADEVVGQLADTQRLVAAARALHRLKRSEREVFALIVWSGLGYAATAEALGIPVGTVRSRLSRAREKLRRLVGEELAADVRAVEPRTGSGHLPDSRAAAARASHGRSTR; this is translated from the coding sequence ATGAATGAGCGGGTCCGGTCCTGCGACCGGGCCGCGTTCGCCGAGATCTTCGACCAGCACGCGCGCGCGGTCTACGCCCATGCCGTCCGGACGACGGGCGACTGGGCCCTCGCCGAGGACGTCGTGTCGCTGACGTTCCTGGAGGCCTGGCGCTTGCGCGACAAGCTGCGCGAGGAAGTCAGGAGCGTGCGGGCGTGGCTGCTGGGCATCGCGACCAACGTGCTGCGGAACACCGCCCGGGCGGCCCGTCGGCACCGGGCAGCGGTGTCCCGCCTGCCGCCCCCGGAAGCCCTGCCCGACTTCGCGGACGAGGTGGTCGGGCAGCTGGCCGACACGCAGCGGCTGGTCGCGGCGGCCAGGGCGCTGCATCGCCTGAAGCGGAGCGAGCGCGAGGTCTTCGCCCTGATCGTCTGGTCCGGCCTCGGATACGCGGCGACGGCCGAGGCTCTGGGGATTCCCGTGGGCACCGTGCGCTCCCGGCTCTCCCGGGCGAGGGAGAAGCTGCGCAGGCTCGTCGGCGAGGAGCTGGCGGCCGATGTGCGGGCCGTGGAACCGCGTACCGGCAGCGGACACCTACCTGACAGCCGGGCGGCCGCAGCCCGCGCGTCCCACGGAAGGAGCACGCGATGA
- a CDS encoding isoprenyl transferase gives MAIARLLGRQRREYSTPEPHPSGARPPKLQPELVPEHVAIVMDGNGRWAKERGLPRTEGHKVGAEQVLDVLQGAIEMGVGSISLYAFSTENWKRSPEEVRFLMNFNRDFIRKTRDQLDELGIRVRWVGRMPKLWKSVAKELQVAQEQTKDNTKLTLYFCMNYGGRAELTDAAQALAEDVKAGRLDPAKITEKTIQKYLYYPDMPDVDLFLRPSGEQRTSNYLIWQSAYAEMVFQDVLWPDFDRRDLWRACVEYASRDRRFGGVDPADLAVLEKA, from the coding sequence ATGGCCATCGCACGACTGCTCGGTCGCCAGCGCCGGGAGTACAGCACCCCCGAGCCGCACCCCTCCGGTGCCCGCCCGCCGAAGCTCCAGCCCGAGTTGGTCCCGGAGCACGTCGCGATCGTCATGGACGGCAACGGCCGCTGGGCCAAGGAGCGCGGCCTGCCCCGCACCGAGGGCCACAAGGTCGGCGCCGAGCAGGTGCTCGACGTCCTCCAGGGCGCGATCGAGATGGGCGTCGGATCGATCTCGCTCTACGCCTTCTCCACCGAGAACTGGAAGCGCTCGCCCGAGGAGGTGCGCTTCCTCATGAACTTCAACCGCGACTTCATCCGCAAGACCCGCGACCAGCTCGACGAGCTCGGGATCCGGGTGCGCTGGGTCGGCCGCATGCCCAAGCTGTGGAAGTCGGTGGCCAAGGAGCTCCAGGTCGCGCAGGAGCAGACCAAGGACAACACCAAGCTCACGCTCTACTTCTGCATGAACTACGGCGGTCGCGCGGAGCTCACGGACGCGGCGCAGGCGCTGGCGGAGGACGTGAAGGCCGGCAGGCTCGATCCGGCGAAGATCACCGAGAAGACCATCCAGAAGTACCTGTACTACCCGGACATGCCGGACGTGGACCTCTTCCTGCGCCCCAGCGGCGAGCAGCGCACCTCCAACTACCTGATCTGGCAGAGCGCGTACGCCGAGATGGTCTTCCAGGACGTGCTGTGGCCGGACTTCGACCGCCGCGACCTGTGGCGAGCCTGCGTCGAGTACGCGTCCCGCGACCGCCGCTTCGGCGGCGTCGACCCGGCGGACCTGGCCGTCCTCGAAAAGGCCTGA
- a CDS encoding Fur family transcriptional regulator codes for MVTAGPPVRGRSTKQRAAVSAALNEVDEFRSAQELHDMLKHRGDSVGLTTVYRTLQSLADAGEVDALRTSDGETVYRRCSTGDHHHHLVCRLCGKAVEVEGPMVEQWAETIASEHGFVNVAHTVEIFGTCADCAAK; via the coding sequence GTGGTGACGGCAGGACCCCCCGTACGAGGCCGCTCGACCAAGCAGCGGGCCGCCGTGTCGGCGGCGCTGAACGAGGTGGACGAGTTCCGCAGCGCCCAGGAGCTGCACGACATGCTCAAGCACCGCGGCGACTCGGTCGGCCTCACCACCGTCTACCGGACGCTCCAGTCCCTCGCGGACGCGGGCGAGGTCGACGCGCTGCGCACGAGCGACGGCGAGACGGTCTACCGCCGCTGCTCGACCGGCGACCACCACCACCATCTGGTCTGCCGCCTCTGCGGCAAGGCCGTGGAGGTGGAGGGCCCGATGGTGGAGCAGTGGGCCGAGACGATCGCCTCGGAGCACGGCTTCGTGAACGTGGCGCACACGGTCGAGATCTTCGGCACGTGCGCGGACTGCGCCGCGAAGTGA
- a CDS encoding metal ABC transporter ATP-binding protein has translation MAQELDPEPVISVRGATATLGARPVLRGVDLTVRRGEVVALLGANGSGKSTAVRSVIGQVPLTGGRIELFGTEQKRFRDWSRVGYVPQRTTAASGVPATIREVVASGRLSRRRFGWLTKADKAAVESAIELVGLADRAKDSVSALSGGQHQRVLIARALASEPELLIMDEPMAGVDLASQEILAATLREQVAGGTSVLLVLHELGPLEPLIDRAVVLRDGCVVHDGPPPEAVGQHALPGHDHVHPHAAGEPLRTGLLT, from the coding sequence ATGGCCCAGGAACTGGATCCGGAACCCGTCATCTCCGTCCGCGGAGCCACGGCGACCCTCGGCGCCCGGCCCGTCCTCCGGGGCGTCGACCTCACCGTCCGCCGCGGCGAGGTCGTCGCCCTGCTCGGTGCCAACGGCTCGGGCAAGTCCACCGCCGTCCGCTCCGTCATCGGCCAGGTGCCGCTGACCGGCGGCCGGATCGAGCTGTTCGGCACGGAGCAGAAGCGGTTCCGCGACTGGTCCCGCGTCGGCTACGTCCCGCAGCGCACCACCGCGGCCAGCGGCGTCCCCGCCACCATCCGCGAGGTCGTCGCCTCCGGCCGGCTCTCCCGCCGCCGGTTCGGCTGGCTGACGAAGGCCGACAAGGCCGCCGTCGAGTCGGCCATCGAGCTCGTCGGTCTCGCCGACCGCGCGAAGGACTCCGTCTCCGCGCTCTCCGGCGGCCAGCACCAGCGCGTGCTGATCGCCCGGGCGCTCGCCTCCGAGCCCGAGCTGCTGATCATGGACGAGCCGATGGCGGGTGTGGACCTCGCGAGCCAGGAGATCCTGGCGGCGACCCTGCGCGAGCAGGTCGCGGGCGGTACGTCCGTCCTCCTCGTCCTGCACGAGCTGGGCCCGCTGGAGCCGCTGATCGACCGGGCGGTCGTCCTCCGCGACGGCTGCGTCGTCCACGACGGCCCGCCGCCCGAGGCCGTCGGGCAGCACGCGCTGCCCGGCCACGACCACGTCCATCCGCACGCGGCCGGTGAGCCGCTCCGTACGGGTCTGCTGACCTGA